In the Fundulus heteroclitus isolate FHET01 chromosome 23, MU-UCD_Fhet_4.1, whole genome shotgun sequence genome, TGGCCTgagcttccctccatccaggaggTCAGGATCAGAGCTTAGGGTCAGGAAAAAGGCAGCAAACAAGTCTGCAGACCCCACGCATCCtgtaaacaatacatttttgaagTCATACTCGCAGGTCAATGTACCAAACTGCTATTTGCAAAAACCAGCCGCCACAAAGGTAGCGTCTTGCCCCAGGTTGTCTGTCATGAACACAACCTTGCAGCCTTATTAGTCAGCAACACAGCTGGAAACAAAATAAGTACATAGCACTTTCACAAGCTCTCTTTTTGATTTCATTACATAAAGAACACTGATCTCAGTAACCAACGTCAAATTCCTTGACTGTGTACACACTAGGCTGAATAAAGTTGGCTCTGTAGTTAATAATCTGTTAATATGGGAGGCTCAGGGAAATCAAAAGTCCTTTAAATTGAAGGAATTCGTCAAAGGCTGTGACCGCGCCTCAACATCATTTACAGCCATGCTTATGATCATACCCGGTTTTGAATGAGAGGTTCTGCCAACAATAACAGGAGAAAGCTCCAAAGGAAAGATGTCTCTCGCTTGCAGGATCACTCCCAGGAGGAAGGACTGTTTGTCAGTAATTGTATCCTCCTCTTGACGTACACACTCCCTTTATGatctgtttttatctttcatTGTTTGGACAATGTCAGCCACCTCACATGACCTCTGTGTTTTTATAGTGCCTAATACACATGAAACatatgttggttaaataaaatatggatgAAAAACcaactctctctctccctctatctatgtatctatctatgtatctatctatctatctatctatgtatctatgtatctatctatctatctatgtatctatgtatctatgtatctatctatctatctatctatctatctatctatctatctatctatctatctatctatctatctatctatctatctatctatctatctatctatctatctatctatctatctatctatctatctatctatctatctatctatctatctatctatctatctatctatctatctatctatctatctatctatctatctatctatctatctatctgcaTACACTTACATTGTTAAGAGGGATTTCACTTTTACAGGATGCATGTTCAGCACAAATAACCACACTAACAACTCTGTTTTGATGCTTAAGGCAGTCACGGGATCTTCTTTCTTTCAGGTCTGCAAGCTCCGAGAGCGTGTGCAGGAACAGCGACAGGCCCGGGAGCTTGAACAGCACAAACATGCTGTGGCACTCACTGACCTGCGCGCCAAACTCCACGAAGAAAAGCTACGCGAGTTAGCGGCGGCTCGCGAGGCTCTGGCGCGGCAGCATGAAGCCGAGTTGAGCCGGACGATCAAGATCCGGGACGCAGAGGTGCAGAGGCTTCAGGGGCTGGTAAATGCGCTGAGAGATGGGGCCGCCGACAAGCTCAAAAACGCCCTGCTCGTGGAGGCCCGGGAGGAGGCCAAGAGAGCTTTTGATGGGGAGAGACTAAAGCTACAGCAGGAGGTGGGTTGTGACAGAAAGCTTCCTGATGGGGTTCTtgtcatttaatttcccttccCATTGTTTACTTTTGCACTTTGGGTCTTTTTGTACTGACCATTTGTCAATTCCTAAACACTTCGGGATGTTGAGTATCCACTTTGACAACCGAAGATTTATAGTAAATTTCTACAATTATTCTGTAATTAAACGTGACTCTAATAAGCAATACCTACTAGCAGGGTGTCATTCAGAGTTATGTTAATAGGGTCAGAGGTAAAAAACGTTCGATTTATAGGATTTAATTAATCTAAACTTGGATCACAATTATTAGGTGTAGAGTCTTCCCAAAATATACTTTTGCACCTCAGATTTGAGCATTTTTATTATAGTTTTTCACAACAATTTGTGAATATACTTATCTAAAATACTAAGACTGATATGCAAATCTTATGTACATGTGCATAAAAGTGTTTgtttacagtcatattcaataaattacagtattattgtaaaaatcatttatttcaatGACTCAATTCTCTAAGGGAagcacattatatagattaacacagattGATGgagttttaaagcctttatttacaataaatatgatttttccGACCTCCAGCTAACAAAAatacagcatttaagattagaatattgtgtcAGACCAAtaagaaaaagctaaatttttgatgcagaaatgggggcttagtgaaaagcatgtttaatactggcttagagttttttttttcttttccaaaaggtactttaaatctgacaaacaagcctcttagaaatgcatattctaactTATTGTAATGCGTAGGTATGTaatggtggggggtgggggtacaAAGTATTAAAGAGGAAAATCGACCCAGAGGATTCATTATTGGTTCGTTCTCTGTGagctgttaatgttttttttttttttttggagtcaTGAATGCCCATAGGACTTTAAGCAGCTTTAATGCCTTGTTTTCTTTGAGTGGCTAAAAAGCCACATTCACTGGGAATAAATGTGTGAATGTGCGCGGGTGGGTCAGCATTCTTGCGATGCTTCATACACCTTCGTGAATTTGCGGCTGAAAAACAGGAAGCAGGTCGGAAAGTCTTCCAAGCTATTGTTTTACTTTGAGTTCTGCAGATAAACAGAACATTAATAACCATTACAGCACTTTAATGGGGGGACAAGTATTTATAAATGGATGAACCTCTGTCTCAGTTGTTTTcgctttcaaattttttcatattaatctgtatgtaggattttttttatttttttatgttttagattCAGGAGCAGAAAACAGCCAGGAAGCAGGCCGACGAGGCGCTGGCCAATGCCCTGCAAGCTGATAAAGCCAAAGCAGCTGATCTGCGCACAGCCTACCAACAACACCAGGATGAGGTTAATCGCATTAAACGGGACTGCGAGAAAGACATTCGCAGAGTGGTAAGACCACGTTAAAGAGGAAAAACTATTACACAGACACTGTGTGTCTAATCTGTGTAATTATTCCAGATATTCCTAGTTAAACCGGTTtgaaaacagtttaaacaaTAAACAGCAACTTGTTTTATATAACATTATGTATGATCTCTACCTGAATAGACTGGAGAGGTCATCTGTTCATTACAGGGCTTGTCCATAGAAACAGATTACCATTCATGTTTACATTGACATGTTTGCCCTTTTGGAAACTGCAGTTAAACTAACCAGCATGCATTTGCACTTTGGGAGGAACCTGGAGCACTCAGAGGAAACCCATACAGGCACAACAAGAGCATATAAACTTATTATCATAAAGAAATTACCAGCCATTAACATGCAAAGACTTGTTCCTTAACAGCTtgacatttttcacattaaacaTTAAGCAATAAAACAGTCTGTAGTTAGTATTACaattagaaacagatgttataTAAAGTTTCAACAGATTTTCCttattaaaaaaggaagaaaacacgCTGACAATTTTAAAATTCGCCTGACTTTTTCATAAAGTGGGCAATTTTGTTTCGGAATTAGAGCTGTGAAATCTTAAAACATCTGTATAAGATTAAGTTCTCTGTTATTTACATCAAAATTAACTAATTTATAAGAGATTAATGCTGCACCATTAATGGAGAGTATTATACAGACATATAATTATAAGCAATTATATGCGGACTCCTGTAGTAGTTACACTCATTATATGTggcatcttttattttattgtccaaGCCTGCCCTGATCAAATTTGATTATGACTGAATCTTTTCAAACCGACACTTGTTCTGCTTATGAAGTTCAGATCCAGCTTGAAgcttatattttaaatgtttgaaggTAGGAGACTAATTGCTGCAGAGTCTGCTGCGGGTTTATCTTCACCATGTAGTCCTTATCTCAAAAGCCTGTACACCTGTTTTAGTTACTCATTAACCCCCTTTAATGCTGCCGGACTATTATAACAGTCATCATAGCTGATACAGGAATGTTTGAGcagcaataaacaaaaaaaaaaatgactcatTGTTGACAGATGAATAGCAAGCGACACAGGAAACCCTGGTGTTAAAGAACAAAATACGGAGGGAAGTCAAAACGTTaacaatgtcagaaacaaacaagGCTCTAACATTAGTCAAAGCTAAAGCATTCAGAATGAACGATGTATCATTGATCTAAAAGTTAgtttctttatatataaaattaaatacaagGGTAAGTGTTAAATAATCTGAAATGAACCTTTCTGAAACTTTCAGACAGAGACTTTTCTAAGCACTCAGGGAGAACCGTTGTTGGTATATTTGTTGGAAAGGTGCCTGTTCGATTTACTTTGAGTGTTTCCTGTCGATGCTTTTTCGTAGATGGATGAGCTAAAGGCAAAGGACCGGGTGGTGTGTGCCCTGGAGAGGGAGCTGGGCCTGCAGGCTGGCTATGCCCAGAAGCTCCAGCTTCAGAAGGAAGCCTTGGATGAACAGCTGGGACAGGTACGAGAGGCTGAAAAATACAACCACGGCAGCCCCAAGCGAGAGGCGGTGCCTGGGCTGGGAGAGAATCCAGACCTGCTTAATAACCAGGTAGAaatgcacagacacacagaccAAACCATATGCATGCACAGGCTTTCTACATGTGTTGTTACTTATTATTCATGTATAAGCAAAAACTGTTGGACCACTAAACACTTGAAACCCTTAATGCTCTCTATAGAACTTCCTTTCAGTACTTTTTATAGAATCCAACTAAAAAATTGCTGTTTAATTGATGCTTCTATCATCTAGGCGCAAAGTTTCTTTACTTATTTCCAAAGAATCCCGACCTTTAAAGTTACAAAAGAGTTAAAACAGGTTTACCGTTTTCTAGCAAATTTGCATTCacaccttttaaaatgtcaactcaTCTTTCATCCCACGTCCTCCTTCCTGTCCACCTCCATTACCTGCTGGCCTGCATGTGTCCCCTTTTTCAGTTGTCGTCTTCCTtctcctcccccctcccccccgctCAACAGGAGGTGGACGAGCGGGACATGAGGAGGTTCCAGCTGAAGATCGCGGAGCTCCACTCAGTCAtcaggaagctggaggaccgaAACGCACTTCTGGCAGACGAGAGGAATGAACTAGTGAGAAACACTCATGCGGTTCTATATATTATCATGGGAAACCCTTCGCTTACAAATATTGGTTTGATTAATAGGATAATCGGGCGCGCATAAAATAATGTGGGCAAACATCGCAACATATGAGATCtttcttaaaacattaaacCTTGTTCTCTCCTGAACATGTTGGAATTCTGTGTCAGCAGAGGTCAAGACTTAAGATTACAGTATTTCCCCCACCCTGCTTCCTTCCTCTGTTCAGCTGAAGCGGGTGCGGGAGGCCGAGAGCCAAATGAAGCCCATGTTTGAGAAGAATAAACGGCTGTCCAAGAAGAATGATGACCTCCTGCAAACACTGCAGCGTATGGAGGAGAAACTCAAGAACCTGAGTCGAGAAAATGCAGAGATGGTGAGATGACACTGTCTAAATGGGATCACGTTTTCTGTTAAGGGTAAAGTAAAAGTTCCCATACCTTAGTTTCATTCATACCAAAATAATTGGTCCAACCCTTCAAATCATTGAATTTAAGGGATTCCAATCACTTCCATTGCTTTATGAGCATAAAGTCCAGCATCTAGGCATGCAGACTGCTTTTACAAGCTCTTGTTAAAGATTGGTCGCTCTCAGGAGGTCAGTGGATTCCAGCCTTGTGCTGTGATAAGTTGCCACAATAAGTTGTACAATAAGTCCAGTCAGGAAATTTCCTTGCTGGTAAattttctaggcaaatattAGTGGTTTTCTAACAAAAGTGGAAGCGATTGGGAACAAAAGCAGCACACCAAAACACAGATGGGCATCAACAGTTGATGAGCTGCAGAGTCCACTAAGGTTGGAAGCTTTTTGCAGATTCAAAAGCTAAACGCCTCCAAGCTTCATGTGGCTTTTCGATTAACTCAAGAACAGTGCATGGAGCTTCATGGGATGGGTTCTCAATACACACCTTTGGATACAATATCATTGTCAAGAATGGTCACATATTCAACCGCAACCATGTGGAAAGCCTTCCTAGACAAGTTGAAACTGTTATAGCGGCAAAGGCTTGGCTAGTACCATAATAcagctttaattttaaaaattggATGTTGTTaaacatttgtgtgtgtatgacGTCACTTTCCTTAGTACCTCATTTAGTGCAAATTCTCCTGAGAAATAAAACCTTCAGTGTGGTCTCGTTAGTTGTGGTATCTGTAGGATAACGTGCTTATTTAATCCTTAACTTAAGAATGTTAGTCTCCACAGACGTTCATGTGACCTACTAAGAAGTATAATATAAGCTCTGAACagaaattctttgtttttatggaCCTTGTTTCTGATCCAGGAAAATAGGCATTTAAAATCTCAGATACCTGGTGTAACTTTTTGAATTTTTGGTAACATGAGTAAACATTTTGGTTGCTTCACAAATTAAGTTCACACAAACAATTCTTCgttatgaatgtttttttcccccacagacgGAACTGTTTAAAACAATCCCTAGTGCTggtgaataaaaaacattagaaGGAAAAAACCTTCCTGTACGGGTTCTAATGGCAAACTATACTTGTAAACTTTATCCTGGGTTGCAGTAACCATCATCTTACTTAGTATATAGTGTAGCCAAAAATAGTAGAAAACCATTTCTATTATGTGGACTTAACTATAAATAGGAAATAATTAATCATCTATATAGACTATAAGTTGCCCCAAATTACTGTGaacttaaaatagaaaatagaatcAATTATTTAGTCAAATTCACATTTCCGATCTTTCATAATTTTTATAATTCAGAATTAATTCAGAAATTAAAGCAAGTTATTTGGATTACTTGATCAAAAAGAACGCTTTAAACCTTTGAACCAGTAGTAATATAGACTTATTGTAACCCACAGTATAtcttattttgtattattataaCAAATACATTATGCTGTCTGCAGTCAGAAACTCACAAATACAAATGCTGCTATGAATATAAAACTTGCCTATTATCAAATGGGCTTCATTCCACGTGAAGCAGTATAATCATACTGTCAGTTTCGGGGTTTAACTTCATCAACTAGTGTTTAATTTCAAAAACGGTAATCATAATTCTTGtgcatttgttgtattttttcctgttaaaagcTTAATGCTCAGCATCTGCTTCTGAGTTGCTCATACTGTCTGCGAACAATATCAGGGCCACTTAGCAAAATACCATTGTGAGCCCTAAGCCAACATGTCACACGCCTCTTTGATTGTACTAACTAGGGGTGTTGCAAAGTTTTTTGTTCCTGTTGGAAAAAGGACCTCTAGTGGCCATTAACGGAACAACATTAGACCTAATTTGTCTCATTTCCCTCCCCTAGAAGGAAAAGGCGTCTTCCTCTCGGCCACCCTCACAGCACCAAACCACTCAGCCTCCCTTAAAGCGTCCAAGTTCCCTGACAGACCTTAGTCACGCCCACGAGGAACAGGAAGTGGAGTTCCTCAAGCTGCAGGTTGCCGAGCAACGTGGCATCATTGACGAGCTCACGCAGGTCATTAGGTTTTTTAAAACGTTGGTGTTGCATGTAAATAAATCCTTTCtctatgacttttttttaatatggttCAAATTAGCAGaatttaacaatatatttcttcCTTCTTCATTATTGAGTGTGTCTTTTTTGAACTTATGAAGTAtttaccagatttttttttcaatattgtgATGTACAGTACTTTATAAGTACATTTTAATGTTAACCCTCATCCTCCTCCCTCGTTGACTTCTGGATACATTCATCTATTAGTTTTctgcatgtgattttttttctagacAGGTCACATAAAGAGCCCAGTGTGTATCTGTTAACTTTAATAAAATTTCCTCTAATTACCCAGATTACAGAGTAATGGGCCACACTACCAAACcagttagtgtttttttttttgcgctgaAAGCTGCCTTGTTTTTACTCTGACTTTAATTTAATGtgtcagtttttaatgttttctttttttgcaccaTCTTTAACTACCTCATTCAGCACAAAGAGtcattttacattgtttataGTTGTTATTCAAATGGCTGTTTTCATTTCACTGCAGTTTGAAGAGTAATTACTGAAAACTTCTTATGATTGCCCTTTCTTTGATTTATATTCAGTGTTGTCTGAGAATAGAGTCaaatttaggtgttttttttatttgtgatatttctttttttttttttttttttttcccaaggaACGTGATCGATTGGTGATGAGCAAGAAAAACAGACGGAAAGCAACCAAGCTGCCCAAAGTAAGCTTTCATGAATGCTTTTCCACATCTGTAAACCAACAGTGTGTTACTAAGCAACTGTCAGCATCTGTGCCTGACGGATCCTTAAGTATTTCTTCAGTCGGtactctgtgtgtttgtgactAATTAAGCTCAAGGGACGATAATGACAACACAAAGCATTCGACTCCTGCCTGAACAATCCTtacagctgaataaaaaaaagaatttttgACTTCTCTGTTAGGTTTGatttagtttctgtttatttattgctgtttaggtctttttttctctttaaaggtGAACCAGGTAACAAGGGATTTTGATTTAGGTGAATGTGTTTGGAAAAAATAATGGCCTCTGACGTACGTGCATATGACTGGGCTTGTTTGAACTAATGTCAGGGGACGTTTCAAAGTCACTGATGCTGCTGGGAGGAGTTTCtcgttgcattttattttctccatctctcctcacagatccgttttttttttagctcgaACACCGGGACAGGAGTTGGACACAGGCGTTTGGGTTTTAGACACGAACTTGGACGATCGGATCACTTTTTAGGAATATAAAACACATAGAGAATAATCCATGAGAGAGAGTAAAAGAAACATTGGTTGACTTTTAGCTTATTTTCTGGAGGTCTTTGTCTGTAACTACAAGCTTCATTGtctgttttttccattttgcGTGGGCGTGAGCGAACAGCAGATTTGCTCTTTCTTACATCTCCGGAGCCTtggattgttttaaaaagaatagcTGCTGTAGTCCAGGAAATAACAGACGAGTTCGGAGGACATCTTTTTCCATTTAGCTCttgctgcttttgttttggaCCATGACAGAATACCTCCTTCTCATCCTCTACTTCTCCTCCTTCATTTGTCTGTGTGCCTTAGTTTGCCTTTATTTCTCTGGTTGCCAGGAGATGACTTATAAACATGATGGTAAGAACAAGAACTTCTGGAAACGTTTCGGGAAAAATGTACGCGAATAAGGATGCAGTTAGTTGATCCGATTTGCTAGAAATGATATTATTGTCAGGATAACTTATATGGCTATGATTAGATTTCAGGCAAAATGATGGATAAAACGTTGCTCACAGAAATATAGCAAATGTTTGACCAGATTTATCCAGAATATACATTCTTTCTCATCTTTTTCCCGCAGAGGCATGTTGTGGAGACATATTTTGGATTTGATGAAGAATCAATAGACTCTGAGACGTCATCTCTTACCTCCTTTAACACCGACCTGACTGACCGCACACCTGCCACACCTGAGGAAGATTTGGAGGAGGTATTCCTTTGCCTCCCTTAAGAAATAACGTCTCTACAGTTATATTGGTAATGAGTCGGTATGGGATTCTCACTGTTTGATAACCATGAATAAAAGTACCACGATTTC is a window encoding:
- the jakmip1 gene encoding janus kinase and microtubule-interacting protein 1 isoform X3, which codes for MSSTTPSSAQPSKKGRKPEKSEAMADSPQATNEELRSKLMDAQIELQQERGKVCKLRERVQEQRQARELEQHKHAVALTDLRAKLHEEKLRELAAAREALARQHEAELSRTIKIRDAEVQRLQGLVNALRDGAADKLKNALLVEAREEAKRAFDGERLKLQQEIQEQKTARKQADEALANALQADKAKAADLRTAYQQHQDEVNRIKRDCEKDIRRVMDELKAKDRVVCALERELGLQAGYAQKLQLQKEALDEQLGQVREAEKYNHGSPKREAVPGLGENPDLLNNQLSSSFSSPLPPAQQEVDERDMRRFQLKIAELHSVIRKLEDRNALLADERNELLKRVREAESQMKPMFEKNKRLSKKNDDLLQTLQRMEEKLKNLSRENAEMKEKASSSRPPSQHQTTQPPLKRPSSLTDLSHAHEEQEVEFLKLQVAEQRGIIDELTQERDRLVMSKKNRRKATKLPKRHVVETYFGFDEESIDSETSSLTSFNTDLTDRTPATPEEDLEETVSREESELRFRQLTREYQALQRAYALLQEQSGGSLDAEREARTREQLQMDLSSCQAKIIDLEKALAESGQDSKWVEEKQYLVRTNQDLHEKICSLQQAESRLQAEVQDARDQNELLEFRVLELEERERRSPALNLHMSAFPENSSSALQTYCRQEGVKDVIIPELMKKLDILGDNGNLRNEEQVAVIQAGTVISLCEKWLKQVDSTEAALTQKMIDLENDKELFSKQKGFLEEELDYRKQALDQAYMRIRELEDRIDLQKRQIKEIEEKFLFLFLFFSLAFILWP
- the jakmip1 gene encoding janus kinase and microtubule-interacting protein 1 isoform X4, which gives rise to MSSTTPSSAQPSKKGRKPEKSEAMADSPQATNEELRSKLMDAQIELQQERGKVCKLRERVQEQRQARELEQHKHAVALTDLRAKLHEEKLRELAAAREALARQHEAELSRTIKIRDAEVQRLQGLVNALRDGAADKLKNALLVEAREEAKRAFDGERLKLQQEIQEQKTARKQADEALANALQADKAKAADLRTAYQQHQDEVNRIKRDCEKDIRRVMDELKAKDRVVCALERELGLQAGYAQKLQLQKEALDEQLGQVREAEKYNHGSPKREAVPGLGENPDLLNNQEVDERDMRRFQLKIAELHSVIRKLEDRNALLADERNELLKRVREAESQMKPMFEKNKRLSKKNDDLLQTLQRMEEKLKNLSRENAEMKEKASSSRPPSQHQTTQPPLKRPSSLTDLSHAHEEQEVEFLKLQVAEQRGIIDELTQERDRLVMSKKNRRKATKLPKRHVVETYFGFDEESIDSETSSLTSFNTDLTDRTPATPEEDLEETVSREESELRFRQLTREYQALQRAYALLQEQSGGSLDAEREARTREQLQMDLSSCQAKIIDLEKALAESGQDSKWVEEKQYLVRTNQDLHEKICSLQQAESRLQAEVQDARDQNELLEFRVLELEVRECPTIKLSVGGENNNLSSRRKAYIQ
- the jakmip1 gene encoding janus kinase and microtubule-interacting protein 1 isoform X1 yields the protein MSSTTPSSAQPSKKGRKPEKSEAMADSPQATNEELRSKLMDAQIELQQERGKVCKLRERVQEQRQARELEQHKHAVALTDLRAKLHEEKLRELAAAREALARQHEAELSRTIKIRDAEVQRLQGLVNALRDGAADKLKNALLVEAREEAKRAFDGERLKLQQEIQEQKTARKQADEALANALQADKAKAADLRTAYQQHQDEVNRIKRDCEKDIRRVMDELKAKDRVVCALERELGLQAGYAQKLQLQKEALDEQLGQVREAEKYNHGSPKREAVPGLGENPDLLNNQLSSSFSSPLPPAQQEVDERDMRRFQLKIAELHSVIRKLEDRNALLADERNELLKRVREAESQMKPMFEKNKRLSKKNDDLLQTLQRMEEKLKNLSRENAEMKEKASSSRPPSQHQTTQPPLKRPSSLTDLSHAHEEQEVEFLKLQVAEQRGIIDELTQERDRLVMSKKNRRKATKLPKRHVVETYFGFDEESIDSETSSLTSFNTDLTDRTPATPEEDLEETVSREESELRFRQLTREYQALQRAYALLQEQSGGSLDAEREARTREQLQMDLSSCQAKIIDLEKALAESGQDSKWVEEKQYLVRTNQDLHEKICSLQQAESRLQAEVQDARDQNELLEFRVLELEERERRSPALNLHMSAFPENSSSALQTYCRQEGVKDVIIPELMKKLDILGDNGNLRNEEQVAVIQAGTVISLCEKWLKQVDSTEAALTQKMIDLENDKELFSKQKGFLEEELDYRKQALDQAYMRIEELEATLYSALQQEQPACQAVAESLTDRQREELRLAVDKLRRQILRQSRQFDSQILQERMELLQQAQQRIRELEDRIDLQKRQIKEIEEKFLFLFLFFSLAFILWP
- the jakmip1 gene encoding janus kinase and microtubule-interacting protein 1 isoform X2, encoding MSSTTPSSAQPSKKGRKPEKSEAMADSPQATNEELRSKLMDAQIELQQERGKVCKLRERVQEQRQARELEQHKHAVALTDLRAKLHEEKLRELAAAREALARQHEAELSRTIKIRDAEVQRLQGLVNALRDGAADKLKNALLVEAREEAKRAFDGERLKLQQEIQEQKTARKQADEALANALQADKAKAADLRTAYQQHQDEVNRIKRDCEKDIRRVMDELKAKDRVVCALERELGLQAGYAQKLQLQKEALDEQLGQVREAEKYNHGSPKREAVPGLGENPDLLNNQEVDERDMRRFQLKIAELHSVIRKLEDRNALLADERNELLKRVREAESQMKPMFEKNKRLSKKNDDLLQTLQRMEEKLKNLSRENAEMKEKASSSRPPSQHQTTQPPLKRPSSLTDLSHAHEEQEVEFLKLQVAEQRGIIDELTQERDRLVMSKKNRRKATKLPKRHVVETYFGFDEESIDSETSSLTSFNTDLTDRTPATPEEDLEETVSREESELRFRQLTREYQALQRAYALLQEQSGGSLDAEREARTREQLQMDLSSCQAKIIDLEKALAESGQDSKWVEEKQYLVRTNQDLHEKICSLQQAESRLQAEVQDARDQNELLEFRVLELEERERRSPALNLHMSAFPENSSSALQTYCRQEGVKDVIIPELMKKLDILGDNGNLRNEEQVAVIQAGTVISLCEKWLKQVDSTEAALTQKMIDLENDKELFSKQKGFLEEELDYRKQALDQAYMRIEELEATLYSALQQEQPACQAVAESLTDRQREELRLAVDKLRRQILRQSRQFDSQILQERMELLQQAQQRIRELEDRIDLQKRQIKEIEEKFLFLFLFFSLAFILWP